The nucleotide window AATCGTCATACTATCACGAAGTAAATGTTTCAAGAGGGAAAATTTTCGAGAAGGCAACCGTTTCAGAGATTGTCATAAAATATAAAAAACCTTCAAAGTTTATGGTTGAAAGAGGATTGGCTGATGAAGATGATTCTGTTGATATACGGGTAATCCAGGTTGAAATCTTTCCGGCATCTGCAAAAATTCCGATGGGACATCTAAATGTTGAGCGCCTCAGTGCAAGTAAAAGCATTATCAATACGAATTTTGATGTATTCCCGGCTTCAACACCGAAAAAATATGTGGAAGAGATAAGAGGAAAGATGTCTGCAGTTGTAAAAAAGTATGGGGAAGATCAAAAGGAATTAAGTAAAGGGCTTGCCGCACAATACAATATGGATGATTGGGAAAAACCTCTTGCTGCAAGGGCGGGCTTCCAATTGAAGATGCTTCCTTTGGCTGAAAATCTTGACTTGGCGAGAGAAGGCGCGGAAACATTGTTGAAAGCATATGGAGATATTGTTGAAGAACTAAAAGATGAAGAAGAAACGGATAAAGATAAAATGGTAATGAATGAAATGAGGCGGCATTGGATGGAGTATCTTTTCCTTAAAGATGGCGCTGTAAAAATGGCGCGCCAAAGAAATCATCCATTCGAAGCAATTCGGCTTATGGGTATGCCTCCTTCTGTGCATTATTGATTTGCATAGTTGTTTTAACCTTTTTATTATAATACTCATCTATTATATTTTTTGAAAAATTGAGCTCTTAGAACTTTGATGAAATAGTGAATGTAAATTAAAGGGAGGGGAAGATATGAAGAAACTATTCATAATTGTCCTTATTTGTAGTTTCGTTTTATTTGCAGGTTTTTCATTTGCGCAGGATGAATTGATGGCACGGGCTAAGAATTTTTTCCGCCCAATTCCGGAGAAGCCGCCTGTGTTGAAGGACAATGAAGCAACTCCTGAAAAGGTAGAATTGGGCAAAATCCTCTTTTTTGACCCTCGCCTTTCTGCAAGCGCACTGATAAGCTGTAATACCTGCCATAATCTTGGATTAGGCGGAAGTGATTATCAGGAAACTTCTACTGGCCATGGCTGGCATCGTGGTGAAAGAAATGCTCCAACAGTGCTCAATTCTGTATTCAATGTTGCTCAATTTTGGGATGGGAGAGCAAAGGACCTTGAAGAGCAGGCAAAAGGTCCGGTGCAGGCATCAGTGGAGATGAATAACAAGCCGGAAGATGTCATAAAAACCTTAAAAAGTATGCCTGAATATGTTGAAAAATTTAAAAAGGCATTTCCAAAAGATAAGGATCCTGTAACATTCGATAATATGGCAAAAGCCATCGAAGTTTTTGAAGCTACGCTGATTACTCCTGATTCAAAATTTGACAGATTTCTAAAAGGTGATGAAAAGGCGCTGTCAAAAAAGGAAAGAGAGGGTCTTGACCTCTATATGACAAAGGGATGTTCAGGATGTCA belongs to Candidatus Schekmanbacteria bacterium and includes:
- a CDS encoding coproporphyrinogen III oxidase — encoded protein: MEEIAFNEREYEKIYELKLFLKRFLSISIIFISLFFLKNTDALEKKVDKGEERMSKEAIAKADKFMDSFKRRAIEMISAFNGNKWEKKTFVHKTPKVEDKNNTESSYYHEVNVSRGKIFEKATVSEIVIKYKKPSKFMVERGLADEDDSVDIRVIQVEIFPASAKIPMGHLNVERLSASKSIINTNFDVFPASTPKKYVEEIRGKMSAVVKKYGEDQKELSKGLAAQYNMDDWEKPLAARAGFQLKMLPLAENLDLAREGAETLLKAYGDIVEELKDEEETDKDKMVMNEMRRHWMEYLFLKDGAVKMARQRNHPFEAIRLMGMPPSVHY
- a CDS encoding cytochrome-c peroxidase, which produces MKKLFIIVLICSFVLFAGFSFAQDELMARAKNFFRPIPEKPPVLKDNEATPEKVELGKILFFDPRLSASALISCNTCHNLGLGGSDYQETSTGHGWHRGERNAPTVLNSVFNVAQFWDGRAKDLEEQAKGPVQASVEMNNKPEDVIKTLKSMPEYVEKFKKAFPKDKDPVTFDNMAKAIEVFEATLITPDSKFDRFLKGDEKALSKKEREGLDLYMTKGCSGCHGGLNMGGEGYFPFGLVKKPPKAILAGDTGRYKITGNLPDKYYFKAPSLRNIALTPPYFHSGRVWDLKEAVKIMGDVQFGIKITDDEADKIVAFLKATTGKQPKIDYPILPAPTNATPKPKLD